Genomic window (Mycoplasma sp. NEAQ87857):
TTGAAGTATCATCGTGTGATGTTTCTATACCTAAAATTCTCATTATTTAATCGCTCCAATCTGAGGAGATTTTATATATAAAGGCTCAGTTAATAAAGCATTTGTTTCTTGATTAAAAATATCTTTATATAACTTAAAATTATCAATCATTGATTGATAATTAATTTTATCAATAACAGTTTGATCTTTAGTTTTTACTGTTATTGATTTTTTAATATCATTATTTTTTTGATACATTTCTTTATCAAAAAAATACATTTTATTCCCTTGAGCATCTAGAGTTAAAATTGATTGATTGTTTTGTTTTAATAAGATATCAAATGATGTAGTAGTAAATAAAGGAACTTTAGTTAATAAAGCAATAGTTCTAAAAAAGACTAATGAAGCTCTAACTCCAGTAAAAAAACCTGGTCCAATATTTGTATAAAGTCCATTTAAATCTTTGTATTCTAAATTATGTTTTTTCATCATATTCAAGCATTCATTAACTATAAGGTCCACTTTTTTTCTATAGTTTAAATATAAAACATGATCTATTACTTCAAAATCATCATTAAATAAAACTAAAACAAAATCTTCTGTTGCTGTATCTAAATATAGATTCATTAAATAATCTCCTTAATCTCAAAATGATGAAAATCATTATCTAATAATGATGCTTGGATTTTAATGCAATTAGCATAATTAATTTCTTTTAAATTACTTCATTCTATACACACAATATTATCTTCAAAATAATCTTCAAATTCTTCTAAATCACCTTTGTAGTTATATAAATCAATATGAACTAATCCATCATAAGTTTTCATATATGAAAAACTTGGAGAAGTTATTTTTTGCTTAATTCCTAATTTTTTACCAATTAATTGTACTAAAGTAGTTTTACCAGCACCTAAATCACCATCAAGTAAAATAATTTTCTTTTGATTAAATAAATCAAAATTATTATTTACTCACTCTTGTAATTCTTGTATTGTATTACACTTAATTTCTTTTTGCATATTTTCCTTGTTTAATAAAAAAAGACGTTAAAATAACGCTTTTTGTTCTTCTGTTAATTTCTTAGTTTTAATAACC
Coding sequences:
- the tsaB gene encoding tRNA (adenosine(37)-N6)-threonylcarbamoyltransferase complex dimerization subunit type 1 TsaB yields the protein MNLYLDTATEDFVLVLFNDDFEVIDHVLYLNYRKKVDLIVNECLNMMKKHNLEYKDLNGLYTNIGPGFFTGVRASLVFFRTIALLTKVPLFTTTSFDILLKQNNQSILTLDAQGNKMYFFDKEMYQKNNDIKKSITVKTKDQTVIDKINYQSMIDNFKLYKDIFNQETNALLTEPLYIKSPQIGAIK
- the tsaE gene encoding tRNA (adenosine(37)-N6)-threonylcarbamoyltransferase complex ATPase subunit type 1 TsaE — translated: MQKEIKCNTIQELQEWVNNNFDLFNQKKIILLDGDLGAGKTTLVQLIGKKLGIKQKITSPSFSYMKTYDGLVHIDLYNYKGDLEEFEDYFEDNIVCIEWSNLKEINYANCIKIQASLLDNDFHHFEIKEII